A window of Fusarium musae strain F31 chromosome 1, whole genome shotgun sequence genomic DNA:
TCTACTGCAAGATACCGTCTTATAGACATGAGATTgagagaaaaaaacaaaCTTCAAACGGGGGACCCCttctaaaaaaaaaaaagaaaaaaaaaaagtggcAACCTGCAGTGCATTTCAGCTCTTCCAACACGCGGGAAAACATGGCTTCAGTGGGGGTGGGAGGGTCTTGTGTAACCATCAGCAAACGATGAACGCGCAACTGAGGGagaactcaactcaactcgaacgagagaagaggataGATACATATACAAGGACACTATCGTATGTGCATGTCCTTTGCATGGCCTTCTACTCGAAACCTCGACAAGAATAGCCGCTGGCTTTTCAGAGAAAATATCTAGGATATACCCTCACTCTAGGTATTGTATTAGTGAAAACACATTCAGCGTAATTGGTTACCCAGAATGCAACATCCTTGTCGAATACTCGCTTGGCCTGCCAAACAACGACCGTTTATGCCATTGCAACACACAGCGCAGCTGaagtctctctctctctctctctctctctctccggCTACTGTTCCCCTGTAAACACCGTCCTCTTCTGTAATGTCATTTCATGTCCTACACCAACAAACATCGGCTTCTAGACTTTCCGTCCCtttcccatccatccatcgtgGCAGCCACAACTAGACAACCCTGCTAAAGAAACAAACGGCGAAAGAGGCCTCGAAAACCTTCTTGTATAGGAAATATTCTCCGTCCGCCACGATGCAAGCCCCCTTCGTGTCTACCAAGTTTGAGtggagggaagagagagagaaaggcaTACGAGGCTATTCTCGTCGGACGCGGGTAACTGCAGTGTTGATGCCGTGTAACACTTGAACAAACAAAAGACGTAGACATGCATTACATTGAGGCTGTATGATAGTGGTAGAGTCACCGAGGCACCAGCCTGATCTTGTCCATGCTACCGATCCTGCCGTGGGAACTATCACCGGTTTGTGCTTCGTACTTTTGGGGCCTGGGCCTAGAGACTTTGTTTTGTGATTTGTTGATCACAGGATGATTAGAGTGGCAGCTACAGCTGCAGTTGCAACTGTTATAGGtccagagaagaaaaagggaCAGGCTAACTATGTGAGATGCCGTCTCCTCAAGTATTCCTCTCCTCGCTCGTTTGacccttttctcttttctccctctcctcttcccgGTTTTTTATGAATTAGTCTATTTCCTTTCCGTTTCTGTCATTGTCGTCTATATCCCTTCTAGCTAGCTTCGAGTTGTCTCCTCTTAATTCAGCTGAAACCCCAGAGCATGTCCCATCAATAACACATCCATTCTCTCcccttccccttcccctTCCCCCTCCCCATCTCTTTCTCACTTCTTCAAATGTCCACCAAGACAAAAGGCTGCAGCGGCCATAGCTGGGGCTTCATTGCGCCTGATGTTCAGGATCCGCCACTATGCATCAGCTTGTGTAGGGAGAGGTTCCTCAAGGAGCTGGTGCCAGGGGATGAGACAATTGAGCGCGTGTGCGAGGTTCTTCAAGACAGGGACTGGATGGAAAAGGAGCAGCCGTTTCGGGCGCTTTATTGTTGCGATGCTCAGGCTTGTGGCGTGGATAATCTGGGCGAGGGTGGAAAAGATCGTATGTGATGATGGCTTTGGGTGGTTGAGATGCTAACAGGTCTAGCGAATGTGAATTGGCTCATTAATACTTGCCAAGAGTAAGCTGATCTCTACTGTATCTCTTGAGTGCTCATACTGACACATAAAAGTTATGGCTATCACTCTATACTAGATCCAGGCCCTCCACAGCCATATCACATTTGTGATCCTGAATCTCTCAACGAGGACAAAGACTGCCAAAAAGCAAAAGGAACAGACAAATCACAAGATGCATCATCTCAAACGAAATTTGAGGCTTCAACAGCAGAGAGTACTCTACAAACAACGACAAACCCAACAACATTAGAAACAACTTCAGTTCCAATACAAAGCTCAATACCAGAAACCACATATTCCACCACAACAGACCCTTCAACACTCGCAACTTCCGACCCCTCAAGTAGCGACTCAAACAATGACAATAAAGGAATGCCCTTGGGCGTCAAAGTCACCATAGCTATCATCTCAGTCGTCGGTCTCCTCGCCATCGCCGCCCTCATATTCTGCCTTCTTCGACGACGTCGATCTCGCAAGACCGATATTCGAAGACTCATCAAACATCCATCTTCACCTCCTCCCCGCGCAGACTCACCTACACCTTTGGTTTCACCCACTATTTCTCATACAGATCCTGATGGTGTCCCGCTCACACCGCCTGCACGACTTCGAGAGCGAAGATTTCTAGCTGATGAGCCGAATGGGTTTCCTACGTCCCCGGTGTATTCACCAACAAGCAGTAAGCTCTCGCCACGACATGAGAGGACACCGAGGATTTATAGTGCCAACCAAGTTCCCATGATAGTCATGACGGCTCCGGATGGAGGAAAAGTCAGGGATGATGGATCGCTAAGTTTCAGTGATGGAATTATCACTCCTCCGCCCTCCGCTCTTATAGCACCTCTTGGCTATAACACTCAAACTTCTCCACCAAGACCCCCGAGATCTCGCGATGCTTCATTCAACATGCTCGCTAGTCCTGGGCCTCCACCCACGAGGGCACTTCCATCAACGCCTCCTTATCGCCCGTCTACTCCAACGTCGCCACCTGGAAAAGGAACGATGCCTCTCTGAAACTTGAGAGATACCCAAGTCCATATCATACCCGAAACTATGCCGAGTTTATAGAAGATGATTCTATGTCGGAGACTACAGATAATGGGATCACCAAGACAGACGTTGGATATCGTACACGAcgcatgtatgtatgcatgaTGACACAGAGCAGTGGCCAAGAGCTACACGATCTACAACATGTAATACCCTTAACAGGAACTTTCACTACagtactttactttatttcttcCATGTAACATACTTACTTATCTATCTCATCCTCTAAATACCAATTTCCTTCAGTGACTTGACAAGATCCGTCACACTCTTCTCAATGCTGATCCAGTCAATCTTGAGCAACCTCTCCGTCTCCTGTGTATCAATCTTAAAGATCTGATCCTTGGGAGGAAGCTCTCCGCCCTTGACTTCAGGCCCAGGCAGTCTATCCTTAAACTCTGGAAAGTTCTTGGCAACAGCGTCGATGATCTCACGGTGCGAGAACCATCCAGCCGTAGCAAAGAGTCGCTTTCCACCAGCGTTGGGTTCCTCGAGACCTCTGACGTGAGCACGAGCAGCATCTCGAACGTCGATCCATAACGGAACAGGTGTACAAGGAGGGATCTCGTCCTTCCAGCCACCCCTCAGAAGCTTTACAATCCTCTCGTTGGAAGTGTTGATGCTCTCAAGTGTAGCAAGATGCTTTGATACAGGTCCCAGGACCAGAGGCGGGCAAACAGTCACGATGTCGAAAGAGGGTTTCTTCTCAGCGACAAAGTCCCAAGCTGCACGCTCAGCAAGAGTCTTTGAGGCGCGGTAGGCAGTCATGAAAGAGCTGCTAATTTCGTCGATTGTGACTGGGTTCCAGGTCTTTTCTGAGAAGACGTGCGAGCCGTCTGTGAAGTGTGCTTCGTCGAGAATTGAGGCGAAGGATGATGTTATGACAACTCGCTTCACGCCTGGGGCCGAGGCGTGGAGGGCCTTGAGAATACCTGTTGTGCCGATGACGGCTGGGTCTATAAGATCCTTCTTAGGGTCGGCTAGACATTGTCAGTCAGTAATTCAAGCATGGCCCAAGATGCACTGAGACTCACTGATATTATAGTGGAAAGGACTGGCAACATGAATAACAGCATCAAGACCAGGTGTCTTTGCTACTTCATCAAAAGCATCAGGCTTAGCAATATCTGGCACAAGAACAATCTCTAGCTTTCCAGCCTTTGCTTTGTCCGGGAATGCATTGCGGATCTTTTGGGCCTTATCCTCTGAGCGGACGGTTGTCACGACGATGTAGTCCTTTTCAAGGAGTTGTTGCAAGGTGTGAGCTAACGTTTGTTGGGTGAGTGCTATCCTTCATCGTTCCCAAAAGCACAACATACCAGCAATGAAGCCTGAGCCACCTGTGCTATCATTAGTGATTGCCTCACCTTGAGGGTGTAATGAGAGCTTACCAGTGAGGAGAACCTTTGTCATGACGATAACCTTGCCAATTGAGCGTTATGCAGTTGTATAATTGAGTTTCTGCGCTTGCTGAGTGTGTACCAACAGGTAAAGAAGAATCTCAAGACGCAATATCTCGTCGTTTGACGTTAATGGCCTCTTATACCTCGGATACAGGTTGGGGGGTCTTTGATAAACTGGGCCCGCATTCGTCATTCCAAGTTGGGGGATTCGACGATTCACTTTCCCCTCCCCCACGTTCTCTTGCTCTTTTGTCATCTTCCGCTACCGGAGATTTTTACTTCAACTACAATCTCCATCAATATGCCCAAGATTGTATCTGACGACCCTAGCATATCAGATCATATaatatacatatatatatatatatgtatacaCATATCTGGTCACTCACAAGAAGAAACTGAAGTACAATCACATATCTCATAACCATCCATAAAATACACATacaaattaaattattacaATCGAGACAGATAAACGAGAGGGTAATTCCATGTAACGCTTAGTGTAGGCCTATACCAAAGATTCGCTGCATCAATCTCCTATTCCTAGTTGATAATGATGCTCGTCTCGGCTCCTGACTTCCTTCACATTGCCACTTTGCTCCAACGGATAAAAGTCCATATCAATATAGACATCAATCGCTAAGCATATGCCCAAGCCAGTTCGCCCCTCGCTAGGAAGTCCCATTCTCGTTCATGTCTCGCAAGGGTATGCCATCCAATTCCATACGCAATGCTCGCTGTAGAAATATGCGCTTGAGTTGGATCATCACCGCTTTTTCCCACGTGTCACACAATGCATGTGGCGTGAACTACCCATCGCATCCTCTTCACCTTCTCTGACCCCAGTCTTGGCGTGTTTTTCACTACCAAATCTCGGAGCTCATCCTTCAGTGTTTGATGTGTCTGCTGCAGCTGGCGGTGCAGGTGTCTCcggaggttgaggatgagccACGCCACCGAGGCCAGGAGGTGTCGGGGCTTGCTGAGGGATAGGCAATGTCATAGGTCCCTTAGGAGCGATGATACGCCCAGGAAGGCTTTCACCGCGAATCACCTTCTCCACCTCGGCCTTGTCCAAAGTCTCGTATTTAACGAGAGCCTTGGCTAACAAGTCGAGTTCGTTTCGCTTGTCCGTCAACAGTTTTCGTACATCCTCATATGATTTTCGTATTGTCCTTTGAACCTCGCCTTCAATTGCTGCCTTTGTTTCCGAACTGAGGTTCTCGTATCTTCGGCCATATTCAACAGGTCCCAAAACACTCGACATGCCAAAGAGTGTCACCATCATGAAGCTCAGGTCGGTGGCTCTCTCGAGATCCTAAGAAAAATGAGTATATGTTCGTTATAGCTTCTCCTTTAGAACTTACCGATGAAACACCAGATGTCACCTTGTCGTCGCCGTATCTTAGCTCTTCGGCCATCTTTCCTCCAAGTGCGACGCGGATGTTTGACATATACTCAGCAGCGGTGTAGGAATACTTGTCCATCTGAGGAAGTTGGGCGGTATGACCCAGCGAGGGACCCTTGGGGAGAATTGTGACCTTGTACAGAGTGTTTGAGCTCTCCTTGTCGAAAAGCTGGACAAGCGCATGGCCAGCCTCGTGATAAGCAgtcatctccttctctttctcagtGACAACCATTGACTTGCGTTCAGAACCCATGGTGACTCGGTCGTAGGCCCATTCCATATCTTGCTTCCGAACAACACTGGCCTTGGCCCGGCTGGCTCGGAGAGCGGCAACATTCAGCATGTTCTCAAGCTCGGCACCAGATCGACCGGGGCATCGAGCAGCAATAGCTTCGAGGTCAACATCAGGTCcaaccttgatcttcttggcgtGGTGCTTGAGAATAGCAATGCGGCCACGAACATCGGGCAGTTCAACATTCACATGGCGGTCAAATCGTCCGGGTCGGGTAAGGGCCTTGTCGAGCATTTTGGGCAAGTTGGTGGctccaatgatgatgattttgcTGTCCTGATCGAAGCCATCCAATTCGGTAAGCAACTGGTTCAGTGTCTGCTTGGCATGAGCTTGGTCGCGTGGGTTTCGCTTGCCTCCAATGGCATCAAGTTCGTCAATGAAAACAATAGCAGGGGACTTGCTCTTGGCCGCGGTGAAAAGGTCACGAACTCGCTTGgcaccaacgccaacaaAGATCTCGTCGAACTCGCTACCAGACATGTAGAAAAAAGGGACACCAGCTTCGCCGGCAACAGCTCGAGCGAGAAGCGTCTTACCAGTACCAGGAGGACCAACCAGGAGGACGCCCTTGGGCAGTTTAGCACCAAGATCGCTGAACTTCTCGGGATTCTTCAGAAACTCGACAACTTCTTGGAGTTCCTCCTTGGCTTCGTCGCAACCGTGAACATCGTTGAACCGAGTATTttgcttctcagccttgacctCAGAGTCTGCCTTGCTACTAGGTCCACCGCGACGGAATGTACTGAACGCCTCGATGGCAATAGTAACAAGGGCGAAACAGAGATAGGTGGTCACAATGAAAATAGCCAAAAACTTAACCCAGCGGAAGATAGTAGACCGAGTTGACTCCTGAACAATAACGTGGATGGGCTCACCCTTGTGGCCCATAGGATTACCACCATTGGCGGACCCAGCCACAGCAGCGTTGGCAATGCCTTGCTCATAAGTTGGCCATTGAGTTCCAGCAAAGTTTCCGTTCACAGCACCTTGCGCATTCGCAGCTTGGTTAGCGTTAACACCAAGCATCGTGAGGGCTCGCTGGTAAGCATCGTTGGTTGCAGCGTTGGAGGCAAAGCGTCCAGATTGATATCGTTCCACAAGAATAGCAGGCATGTTGGCGCGGAGAAGGAGCTGGTAGAAAGCGTTTTGCGCATTCGCATTACCGGGGTTTCGATTGGCGGATTCCTCCAAAGTTGCCAGTTGGTTACGGGAAATGCCATTGGAGCTGCCGAATGCTCTGCGCTGAACAGAAAATGCACCGAGAGTTGAGATACCacgagaagatgagagaataCCGGAAGAAGACTGCGAAAACGAGCGTAGGAAAGACGACTGGGTCGATACGCGGGGCTGAAATTGAGGGTGTCGCAAAATGGGGTTGGCCGCTCGGAGGCCAATGTGGCCCATATTGGAGATAGTTGTCTGAGCAGTCATCGGGGTCATGGGAGAGAATCGTGAGCGAGAGAGGGAACCAAAGTCAGCTTGTTGAAGGAATTCGGGGATTCGGAATTCGGTCACCTGTGATACAGATTAGTATGGTGGTTGAAAATGTCAAACAGTTGCGACATACTCGTTGAGCTTCCGTCACATTTGTCTGTTCCACGCCTTTCTTCGAAGGGACCGACCGACTGGGTGTGACTGAAGTCATATGCCGCCAGGGGGTCATGGCGATATTCGTAATCGAAGGCCATAACTCCGTTGTTGTCGCTGCCATGTTCTAGAGCCCCGTTAGTTACCGTCGGCGATAGCTTTCGCCTAAACTCCGCAACAACATACAGGCAGCATCATGGCATTATAAGCCATGCTTGGGAACTAGATGCACCAGAAGTGCTTTCGGGATGATGATCTTCGTACTGACGCTCAGAAAAAGGTTGGTTGTAAAGTGTCTTGACGACGTGCAAGTAGGTAGGCAGATGGTCTGCGCCTCCGCCACGTCTAACGGTTTCTCGGGAGGCAATCGTTTGCCGTGCACCGAGATTGTTTCGTGTTAAGTCTACTCAAAGAGACGAATGGATTGTCTACCGGGATGCACTCATAGTGAATCGCGCGCAGGCATCATCAGTATGTAATCGATGGGGGGAGTTCGGTTCGCTTGCCACTCTGGTCCGCTGTTCGGCATCACACGATGGGCCCTTTCCTATTTGAGAGGATGCTGAGTCATCCTCTCTCGGCCATCAGATCTTCCGTCTCCCGATCGCGGTCATGGCACAACCCTCTCGTCATTGGTTGTGAATAGGTGCTGTGTAAGTGGCAGTAATGCTTTGACTGCGAATTTGCAAAACAGCTTGTGTTCGGGACTTTGGTTGTTGTGATCAGTGAAAGCCTAGTGTATGTGTTGGGGGATAGATCTGGCAGGCTAGTGGAAGTAAGACATGTTGAGACGTCAATTctaagtgacaaaaacaCTCGGAGAGACGTAGATCAACATAGGCGAGCCTCTTTGTGATAGGCCTTGCTACTCTATATCCTTCATCCAATATCTCAGGTAATGCTTTCTCACCAGGTAAAGGGTAGTTTCTAAGTTTCTTAGATCTCATGGAAGGATATCTATGTGGGTATATTAGATGTAAATAAGGAGCTTCGTTTACTTTCTCCATTTCTGTCATGCGTGGGTATTCTCATTTTCTCCTATCGCCCCTATCGCCCCCCAAAAGTCCCAATAAACCTTTCTTGCCCTCTTGAATCTTCATGAAGCCCTGTTCTGCCTTCTCAAAATGTTATCCCCAGTggccccccctcccccctgACTAATTATCTGTCTAATCCAATATCGACACATTTCTCTCAAAGGGTATAGGTGCTGTTCAATGCtgaataaaaaagaaagtgaATGCCAACAAGAGTAGAGAAAGTTTAGAAAAGAAGCATAGTGCCATTAATGATCCAGGCTATCAAGGATGAATGGCACAGTGTGCTGTAATGCCAACCATCCAATATCAGAAATGTTAAGCTGGAACATTGGCTGCAAAAGGCAAATTGCTCTCAAAATTCCACTAATGGTAAGAAGCAAAACAGAAACGCCAAATGACATGCTTTTCAAATCGCGGATGACAGCTTCCATGCGTTCTAGAGATATGCTCGTGGATGCAATAGAACAGTACGTTTCCTCCAATAATGTCCCGATGGGTATATCCTCTTCaagaataataattaagttcaTGAAACAGAGATCGTTGTGTGGTCCAGCCTTGGTATGATCGTGATGTTACAAGTGATTATCGTAAATCGAAAGGGGTAATTGCTTAATGTGTTGAATATGGCGTTCGTAAAACATAGGCAAGCAGTCATCCATCACATACTCGCCAGTCTGCTGCTGGGTAGTTGCAATGAAGGATCCTCAAACTCAATCTTTGGCCCGTAAATATCATAAACTGCAGTTCCATATGCAGGCAACTGTCCGATTGTTGTAACTTCGATCGGCGGGTCATAGTGTGGCCACTGCTCTTGCTGTGGGTGGGCTGACGGTGGAGCGTAGTGTCCGGCGGTTGGGGGAATATGCTGCGCTTGGGATACCACTGGCTGTTGTGGCTGAGCCATATGGTGTTGAATGGGTTGCTGGTATTGAATCATTGCTGGCTGAGATTCGGCTGTTGTGTATGCTGGCTGGCTTCCAGGCTGGTGCGCATAAAAGCCCTCGGGAATCATAGGGCTGGGGACCGATGTAGCAGAAAAGGTGCTTGGACTGCTTTGAATCGACGTCGCAATTCCGGGTGCTGAATATGGAAGCTCCATAGGAGGTCGTTCCACTTGCTGCGATAGCTGGTAATGAGGCGGTACAGTGCTTGTCATGGTAGCAACACCTGGATTCCCAGCTTCAGTGACATAGTAAGCCTGTCTCGGCATGGTTGCTGCTCGATGGACGAGCTGAACGTGTGCGTGTTGTTCGGGAACTGGAGTGCCGTGGTACTCATGAGGAACATTGGCAGGAATTCCTTGCCGGTTGCCGTAATGCTGTGGCATGTGGTGGCCATGGACTTGTGATTCAAAATCAGCGTAAGAGGAGGCACGATGTAAGGGCCCGCCAGGGGCACCCTGGTTCATGGAAACCATCTCATGAGGTGACCAAGTCATCGAGGAGTGCTGAGGAGTGGAGGGAGActcgtcatcgtcagaaTCCGAGGAGCAATCGTCGATGTCGTTGGGGTTCATTCCTTGCTGGTGGGATCTCCGCTGGTGCTTGACCATGGTTGTTTTACGGCAAAAGCTGAGGTCGAGTTAGTACGTGATGGAATCAATGGGTATGTTGCGGCCTACCTCTTAGAGCATCCATCGTGAGCGCATTTATATGGACGCTTTCCAGTATGAATCCGCCTATGACGAGCCAGACTTGATGACTGTGTTATCTGTTAATCCCATTCGAACCACTGGCTAGTCTACACTTACATCCGAGAAACGCTTTCCACAACCGATGTGCTGGCATTGATGAGGCTTCTCTCCTGTGTGTGTCCGAATATGAACAGTCAGAGCACTCCGTTGGATGAAGCTCTTCCCACAGCCAGGAATAGAGCAAGCGTATGGTCTTTCATTAGTATGTATACGATAATGCCTCTGTAGATCGGACTTTCGATTAAAGCTCTGCAGCAGGAGTCAGTCAAGTCCTACGGCCACGAATGATTCTGGCAACAAACCTTTGTGCACGATTGCCAGTCACACTGGAAGGGACGAGCAGTGGGCTCGTTCTCGACTAGTTCCATGAGTTCCATGATTTTGTAAAACTTGGACGAGCCTCTGAGGCAATGCTTGTGTAGGATGCAGAGATGAGGCGGAAATAGTTGTTGGCAAGATGTTGACTTGTCACAGCATAATAATTTCAGACGCTCGCTGGGGCAGAGTAGAAGATCTGATGCAAAAGATGTTGTCTAAACTTGGAGGAACGACAGGTAGACGTTTACCAAATGCCTTGGATTAGGGTATAAGATGCGGCGGTGAGATCCAATCGTAAATAAATCAGCGATTATAAGGTGGCGTATAAGTTCTGATCTGACAAGCGAAGAGTGTATACACTGTTGAAGAGGTGAAGAAGTTGTGCGATTGTGGGTATATAAGAAGGTGAAGGTGTAGAGTGGCTGAAGGTGGGATATAAAAAGACAGGTGAAGCTGAGGATCCAGAAGCCAGGTTGTGTGGGAGCTGAGTGCTTAAGTCTTAACAGGGCGTGCCGTGTTAATGCAGGCGGTCCAAGTATTGCCTAGTGGATCGGGAAGAGATTTGGCTGGGGCTGGGGGAGAGGTTTATggctgtggtggtggtttTTGAGGGATAATACCAGAGACCAAGTAGACGAGCCAGGGGAATATTGAAGCTTATAGTTGATTGGACTCGGAGCGAGCAAGAGTCGATAATATGACTGGACTCCGAGGTTCGCCTGAGAGTGTTGAG
This region includes:
- a CDS encoding hypothetical protein (EggNog:ENOG41~MEROPS:MER0002197); this translates as MTPWRHMTSVTPSRSVPSKKGVEQTNVTEAQRVTEFRIPEFLQQADFGSLSRSRFSPMTPMTAQTTISNMGHIGLRAANPILRHPQFQPRVSTQSSFLRSFSQSSSGILSSSRGISTLGAFSVQRRAFGSSNGISRNQLATLEESANRNPGNANAQNAFYQLLLRANMPAILVERYQSGRFASNAATNDAYQRALTMLGVNANQAANAQGAVNGNFAGTQWPTYEQGIANAAVAGSANGGNPMGHKGEPIHVIVQESTRSTIFRWVKFLAIFIVTTYLCFALVTIAIEAFSTFRRGGPSSKADSEVKAEKQNTRFNDVHGCDEAKEELQEVVEFLKNPEKFSDLGAKLPKGVLLVGPPGTGKTLLARAVAGEAGVPFFYMSGSEFDEIFVGVGAKRVRDLFTAAKSKSPAIVFIDELDAIGGKRNPRDQAHAKQTLNQLLTELDGFDQDSKIIIIGATNLPKMLDKALTRPGRFDRHVNVELPDVRGRIAILKHHAKKIKVGPDVDLEAIAARCPGRSGAELENMLNVAALRASRAKASVVRKQDMEWAYDRVTMGSERKSMVVTEKEKEMTAYHEAGHALVQLFDKESSNTLYKVTILPKGPSLGHTAQLPQMDKYSYTAAEYMSNIRVALGGKMAEELRYGDDKVTSGVSSDLERATDLSFMMVTLFGMSSVLGPVEYGRRYENLSSETKAAIEGEVQRTIRKSYEDVRKLLTDKRNELDLLAKALVKYETLDKAEVEKVIRGESLPGRIIAPKGPMTLPIPQQAPTPPGLGGVAHPQPPETPAPPAAADTSNTEG
- a CDS encoding hypothetical protein (EggNog:ENOG41), whose product is MVKHQRRSHQQGMNPNDIDDCSSDSDDDESPSTPQHSSMTWSPHEMVSMNQGAPGGPLHRASSYADFESQVHGHHMPQHYGNRQGIPANVPHEYHGTPVPEQHAHVQLVHRAATMPRQAYYVTEAGNPGVATMTSTVPPHYQLSQQVERPPMELPYSAPGIATSIQSSPSTFSATSVPSPMIPEGFYAHQPGSQPAYTTAESQPAMIQYQQPIQHHMAQPQQPVVSQAQHIPPTAGHYAPPSAHPQQEQWPHYDPPIEVTTIGQLPAYGTAVYDIYGPKIEFEDPSLQLPSSRLASM